From a single Hymenobacter sp. YIM 151500-1 genomic region:
- a CDS encoding CocE/NonD family hydrolase codes for MHVFPLRLALALALAASSAAVAQQQPVTYPLPSAADQALRTQLLEDTLYIRQHYTKTEYQIPMRDGVKLYTVVYAPYDADKVRYPILLNRTPYSVGPYGPGKYKYTLGPSSTMMREGYIFAYQDVRGRYMSEGEFVDVRPALDERQRRKTDTDEGTDTFDTIEWLLKNGPRHNGRVGQWGISYPGFYTATGLLSRHPALRAASPQAPIADWFWDDFHHNGAFFLPHAFNFYASFGLPRPKPTPTGYPAFKHGTPDGYDFFLKMGPLKNADARYYQGQVAFWKDLVAHPNYDEFWQARNLRPRLKSLHKNTAVLTVGGFNDAEDLFGALKIYESIEQQNPGLRNSLVMGPWVHGGWARGTGELVGNVEYGTSPSLYYQQEIEAPFFRTHLKEGKPAATPAPEATIFESGTNRWRTFTAWPPAESVPRTLYLQPAGGLSWDQPAAAPSGEFDQYLSDPAKPVPYTEATTTGMTKEYMTDDQRFASRRPDVLVYQTEPLAEDLTLAGPIEALLHVATTGTDADWVVKVIDVYPDDTPDNLRLNPSVKLGGYQQMVRSEVMRGRFRNSFEKPEPFVPGQVTAVPFSVPDLCHTFRKGHRLMVQVQSTWFPLVDRNPQTFVPNIFEADEKDFQAATHRVYHSSQYPSQLKVRILGQ; via the coding sequence ATGCATGTTTTTCCTCTTCGACTAGCCCTGGCGCTGGCGTTGGCTGCCAGCAGTGCGGCAGTAGCTCAGCAACAGCCGGTTACGTATCCCCTACCCTCGGCGGCCGACCAAGCACTTCGGACCCAGCTTCTGGAAGACACGCTCTACATCCGGCAGCACTACACCAAAACAGAGTACCAGATACCCATGCGCGACGGCGTGAAGCTGTACACCGTGGTATATGCCCCCTACGATGCCGACAAAGTGCGCTACCCCATTCTGCTGAACCGCACCCCCTACTCGGTGGGGCCCTATGGGCCGGGTAAGTACAAGTACACCCTGGGCCCCAGCAGCACCATGATGCGCGAAGGCTACATCTTTGCCTACCAGGACGTGCGGGGCCGCTACATGTCGGAGGGTGAGTTTGTGGACGTGCGCCCGGCCTTGGATGAGCGGCAACGCCGCAAAACCGACACCGACGAAGGTACCGACACCTTCGACACGATTGAGTGGCTGCTGAAGAACGGGCCCCGCCACAACGGGCGCGTGGGCCAGTGGGGCATCAGCTACCCCGGCTTCTACACGGCTACGGGCCTGCTCAGCCGCCACCCTGCCCTCAGGGCCGCCTCGCCCCAGGCACCCATTGCCGACTGGTTCTGGGACGATTTTCACCACAACGGCGCGTTTTTCCTGCCCCACGCGTTCAACTTCTACGCCTCCTTCGGCCTGCCCCGGCCCAAGCCCACGCCCACCGGCTACCCCGCCTTCAAGCACGGCACCCCCGACGGCTACGACTTCTTCCTGAAGATGGGGCCGCTCAAAAACGCCGATGCCCGCTACTACCAGGGGCAGGTGGCGTTCTGGAAAGACCTGGTGGCCCACCCCAACTACGACGAGTTCTGGCAAGCCCGCAACCTGCGGCCCCGCCTCAAAAGCCTGCACAAAAACACCGCCGTACTCACCGTGGGCGGCTTCAACGACGCCGAGGACCTGTTTGGGGCCCTGAAAATCTACGAAAGCATCGAGCAGCAGAACCCCGGCCTGCGCAACAGCCTGGTGATGGGGCCCTGGGTGCACGGCGGCTGGGCCCGCGGCACCGGCGAGCTGGTAGGCAACGTGGAGTATGGCACTTCGCCTTCGCTCTACTACCAACAGGAAATCGAGGCGCCCTTCTTCCGGACTCATTTGAAAGAAGGCAAACCCGCCGCCACCCCCGCACCCGAGGCAACCATTTTCGAGAGCGGCACCAACCGCTGGCGCACCTTTACGGCCTGGCCGCCAGCGGAGTCGGTGCCCCGCACGCTGTACTTGCAGCCGGCCGGTGGGCTGAGTTGGGACCAGCCGGCCGCCGCCCCGAGCGGCGAGTTTGACCAGTATCTGAGCGACCCGGCCAAGCCCGTGCCCTACACCGAAGCCACCACCACGGGCATGACCAAGGAATACATGACCGACGACCAGCGCTTCGCCAGCCGCCGCCCCGACGTGCTGGTGTACCAAACCGAGCCGCTGGCCGAAGACCTTACCCTGGCTGGCCCCATCGAGGCCCTGCTCCACGTGGCCACCACCGGCACCGACGCCGACTGGGTGGTGAAAGTCATCGACGTATACCCCGACGACACCCCCGACAATCTGCGCCTGAACCCGAGTGTAAAGCTGGGCGGCTACCAGCAAATGGTGCGCTCCGAAGTGATGCGCGGCCGTTTTCGCAACAGCTTTGAGAAGCCCGAGCCCTTTGTGCCGGGCCAGGTTACAGCCGTGCCCTTTTCGGTGCCCGACCTGTGCCATACCTTCCGCAAAGGCCACCGGCTGATGGTGCAGGTCCAGAGCACTTGGTTCCCGCTCGTCGACCGTAACCCCCAAACCTTCGTGCCCAACATCTTCGAGGCCGACGAAAAAGACTTCCAAGCCGCCACCCACCGCGTCTACCATTCCTCCCAATACCCCTCGCAGCTGAAAGTGCGAATACTGGGGCAGTAA
- the dtd gene encoding D-aminoacyl-tRNA deacylase, giving the protein MRIVLQRVRHASVTVAGRVTGQIGPGLLVLAGFAPADTTADLDWMARKLVQLRIFADDEGKMNRSVLDIGGEVLVVSQFTLLADARKGNRPSYIGAAPPPIAVPLYEQFVELVTQLLGRPAATGEFGADMQVELLNDGPVTIVLDSPER; this is encoded by the coding sequence ATGCGCATAGTTTTGCAGCGGGTCCGCCACGCCAGCGTTACGGTGGCCGGCCGCGTAACGGGCCAGATTGGGCCGGGCCTGCTGGTGCTGGCCGGCTTCGCCCCTGCTGATACTACCGCTGACCTCGACTGGATGGCCCGCAAGCTGGTGCAGCTGCGAATTTTTGCCGACGACGAAGGCAAGATGAACCGCTCGGTGCTGGATATTGGCGGGGAGGTGCTGGTCGTGAGCCAGTTTACGCTGCTGGCCGACGCCCGCAAAGGCAACCGCCCCAGCTACATCGGCGCTGCCCCGCCGCCCATAGCCGTGCCGTTGTACGAACAGTTTGTGGAGCTAGTAACTCAGCTACTGGGCCGCCCCGCAGCCACCGGCGAGTTTGGCGCCGATATGCAGGTAGAACTGCTCAACGACGGTCCCGTTACGATTGTGCTGGACTCGCCAGAAAGGTAG
- a CDS encoding helix-turn-helix domain-containing protein: MLSHGQVVRLIFGLKLRELRQERGFTPAELARACDVSVSYLNEIEKGKKYPKADKILSLSKVLGVSYDQLTSLTLSRRLEPISELLQSDLLKEFPLEMFGLDPLRIVELIADAPAKMNAFISTLFEIARNYEMRQEHFFLAALRSFQEMHDNYFEELEQDVRTFVVEHKLQAAAPFDRAQLERVLAEQYGYTIDRAALDQYAHLGRLRSVFQPKIRRLLLRQGLTGAQEGFVLGREVAFNYLRLRERPYVNASFPVRSFEEVLNNFRASYFAGALLMEEETLVRDLQRFFASKKWEPALLLNLLTKYDVSPEMFMQRITNLLARHFGLQSLFFLRFDQANASAGYKLTKELHLSRLHNPHGNELHEHYCRRWISLRLIAELRQQPTGLGPKFTLGAQRSCYPNGDEYLCLTVARAGSSIEPAVSVTVGLLCDDNLRQKIRFLDDPAIIQKEVNETCERCTIPNCEVRAAAPVEVERRQRQQELEEAVAALVNGG, translated from the coding sequence ATGCTGAGTCACGGTCAGGTTGTCCGATTGATTTTTGGGCTGAAGCTGCGCGAGCTGCGGCAAGAACGGGGCTTTACGCCGGCCGAGCTGGCCCGCGCCTGCGACGTGTCGGTGTCGTACCTGAATGAAATCGAGAAGGGCAAAAAGTATCCCAAGGCCGATAAGATTCTGAGCCTGAGCAAGGTGTTGGGCGTGAGCTACGACCAGCTGACCTCCCTGACGCTCAGCCGCCGCCTGGAGCCGATTTCGGAGTTGCTACAGTCGGATTTGCTCAAGGAGTTTCCGCTGGAGATGTTCGGGCTGGACCCGCTGCGCATTGTGGAGCTGATTGCCGATGCGCCGGCTAAGATGAACGCCTTCATCAGCACGCTCTTTGAAATTGCGCGCAACTACGAAATGCGGCAGGAGCACTTCTTTCTGGCCGCCCTACGCTCCTTCCAAGAGATGCACGACAACTACTTCGAGGAGCTGGAGCAGGACGTGCGCACGTTTGTGGTAGAGCACAAGCTGCAAGCCGCCGCGCCTTTCGACCGGGCCCAGCTGGAGCGGGTGCTGGCCGAGCAGTACGGCTACACCATCGACCGGGCCGCCCTGGACCAGTATGCGCACCTGGGCCGGCTACGCTCGGTATTCCAGCCCAAAATCCGCCGCTTGCTGCTGCGCCAGGGCCTGACCGGGGCGCAAGAGGGCTTTGTGCTGGGGCGCGAAGTGGCGTTCAACTACCTGCGGCTGCGGGAGCGGCCCTACGTGAATGCCTCGTTTCCGGTGCGCTCCTTCGAGGAAGTGCTGAACAACTTCCGGGCTTCCTACTTCGCCGGGGCTTTGCTGATGGAGGAAGAAACGCTGGTGCGCGACCTGCAACGCTTCTTTGCCAGCAAGAAGTGGGAGCCGGCCCTGTTGCTGAACCTGCTCACGAAGTATGACGTGTCGCCGGAAATGTTTATGCAGCGCATCACCAACCTGCTGGCGCGCCATTTCGGGCTGCAAAGCCTGTTTTTTCTGCGTTTCGACCAGGCCAATGCCTCGGCGGGCTACAAGCTGACCAAGGAGCTGCACCTCTCGCGCCTGCACAACCCCCACGGCAACGAACTGCACGAGCATTACTGCCGCCGCTGGATTTCCCTGCGCCTGATTGCCGAGCTGCGGCAGCAGCCCACCGGCCTCGGCCCCAAGTTTACGCTGGGGGCCCAGCGCTCCTGCTACCCCAACGGCGACGAGTACCTGTGCCTAACCGTGGCCAGAGCAGGCTCCTCCATCGAGCCGGCCGTGAGCGTGACTGTGGGCCTGCTCTGCGACGACAACCTGCGCCAGAAAATCCGCTTTCTCGACGACCCAGCCATCATCCAGAAAGAGGTAAACGAAACCTGCGAGCGGTGCACCATCCCCAACTGCGAGGTGCGGGCGGCGGCCCCCGTGGAAGTGGAGCGCCGCCAGCGCCAGCAGGAGCTGGAAGAAGCCGTAGCCGCGCTGGTGAATGGTGGCTGA
- a CDS encoding RagB/SusD family nutrient uptake outer membrane protein, protein MKHIFSFRGLTATALILTLGLGTGCEDQINLRPQQSVDAEVALNTPEGVESAVIGAYAKMGQAQLYGTNFLLLPELLAANNYVQWQGTFQSYREVFSRTIPTVNTEAERTFNQSYQTINLTNLILDAAPVVQSEDLRNQLTGEARTIRAMVYFELVRLYAPQYVASTAASTPGVVLNLNANKTEEQAAQRLSRASVADVYAQIITDLQAAIQSLPTTNASSSTRLDRYDAQAFLSRVYLQQGRYAEALAQANAAIQGSGAVLNPSVLSAFTNRNTRESLFEIQQNDQNNAGAVNDGLSTFYASLQGTGRGDVRVLPAFANLYEPGDQRGVGTVIGSTLIYPSDPRGNRPGPATSRNLRNYKFNNPGQNIPLIRLAELYLTRAECNLRLGSTVGESPLNDVNRIRRRAGASVLITVTLDNVLRERELELAFEGFRLHDYRRTQRNLSATFTWDSPRLVLPIPQREINLANSLPQNTGY, encoded by the coding sequence ATGAAACACATATTTTCTTTCCGTGGCCTAACCGCTACGGCGCTGATTCTGACGCTTGGCTTGGGGACAGGTTGTGAGGACCAAATTAATCTCCGGCCCCAGCAGTCGGTTGATGCTGAGGTAGCGTTGAATACTCCTGAGGGAGTAGAGTCGGCGGTAATTGGTGCTTACGCCAAAATGGGCCAGGCCCAGTTGTACGGCACCAACTTCCTGCTGCTGCCTGAACTCCTGGCTGCTAACAACTACGTGCAATGGCAGGGCACTTTCCAGAGCTACCGGGAAGTATTCAGCCGCACCATTCCGACGGTTAACACAGAAGCGGAGCGCACCTTCAACCAGTCCTACCAGACCATTAACCTCACCAACCTGATTCTGGATGCAGCGCCGGTGGTGCAGAGTGAGGACTTGCGTAACCAACTGACCGGGGAGGCACGAACCATTCGGGCAATGGTATACTTTGAGTTGGTACGCCTGTACGCTCCGCAGTATGTAGCCAGCACAGCCGCTTCTACTCCGGGGGTGGTGCTGAACCTGAATGCCAACAAAACGGAAGAGCAAGCCGCGCAGCGTCTGTCCCGTGCCTCCGTAGCGGATGTATACGCCCAGATTATTACGGACCTGCAAGCTGCTATTCAGAGCTTGCCCACTACCAACGCTAGCAGTAGCACCCGCCTCGACCGGTATGATGCACAGGCTTTTCTTTCGCGCGTGTATCTGCAGCAGGGGCGCTACGCGGAGGCACTGGCTCAAGCTAATGCTGCCATTCAAGGCAGTGGCGCCGTGCTGAACCCCTCAGTATTGTCGGCCTTCACCAACCGCAACACCCGCGAGTCGCTATTTGAGATTCAGCAAAACGACCAGAACAATGCCGGTGCGGTAAATGACGGATTATCAACGTTTTACGCTAGCCTGCAAGGCACTGGCCGCGGTGACGTGCGCGTTCTGCCAGCGTTTGCCAACTTATATGAGCCGGGCGACCAACGGGGAGTTGGCACGGTTATCGGCTCGACGCTGATCTATCCCAGTGACCCGCGCGGCAACCGCCCAGGCCCGGCCACTAGCCGTAACCTACGGAATTATAAGTTCAATAACCCCGGTCAGAACATTCCCCTTATTCGTCTGGCCGAGTTATACCTGACCCGAGCGGAATGCAACCTGCGCCTAGGCTCAACCGTTGGCGAATCGCCCCTGAACGATGTAAACCGCATTCGTCGGCGTGCAGGTGCTTCAGTGCTGATTACTGTTACCCTAGACAACGTGCTGCGTGAGCGTGAGTTGGAACTGGCCTTTGAGGGTTTTCGCCTGCATGATTACCGCCGTACCCAGCGTAATCTTAGCGCCACGTTTACCTGGGACAGTCCTCGTCTGGTACTCCCCATTCCACAGCGCGAAATTAACCTCGCCAACTCGCTGCCGCAGAATACGGGTTATTAA
- the mltG gene encoding endolytic transglycosylase MltG yields the protein MTSSSPVLRRWLLQFLLLLGVLVLAGLLGTWYVLRKPNVRPSAYGPAYLFIGTGTDYGAVLDSLRKYELLRNPATFEWLAERRGYPAQVKPGRYLLTPDLDNMALLDLLLRGDQDTVAFQLDAFKYKPQLARQVARQLETDSVELRRLLQNNALLRRRYRLDTTTVLTMFLPGPYRLVWNTSAQEFLDSAAAVHRRFWTRQRRQRADSLRLSPTQVHVLASIVQRETAMKEDKPLIAGVYLNRLRRGMRLQADPTLLWAIGNFGVKRVLNRDKLVDSPYNTYKHKGLPPGPITSANRQSLDAVLQPARHEYLFFCARPGGSGYSDFAETFAEHKRNARKYQRWLDSLGVKR from the coding sequence TTGACTTCTTCCTCTCCCGTACTGCGCCGCTGGTTGTTGCAGTTTCTGTTGCTGTTGGGTGTGCTGGTGCTGGCCGGGCTGCTGGGCACCTGGTATGTGCTGCGGAAACCCAACGTACGGCCTTCGGCGTATGGTCCGGCTTACTTATTCATTGGTACGGGCACAGACTACGGCGCCGTGCTGGACTCATTGCGGAAGTATGAGCTGCTGCGCAACCCGGCCACCTTCGAGTGGCTGGCCGAGCGGCGCGGCTACCCGGCGCAGGTGAAGCCCGGCCGCTACCTGCTCACGCCCGACCTCGATAATATGGCCTTGCTGGACCTGCTGCTGCGCGGCGACCAGGACACGGTAGCCTTTCAGCTCGACGCCTTCAAGTACAAGCCCCAGCTGGCCCGGCAGGTGGCCCGCCAGCTCGAAACCGACTCGGTGGAGCTGCGGCGGCTGCTCCAGAACAACGCCCTGCTGCGCCGCCGCTACCGCCTCGACACCACTACCGTGCTGACCATGTTCTTGCCGGGGCCCTACCGGCTGGTCTGGAACACGTCGGCGCAGGAGTTTCTGGACTCGGCGGCGGCGGTGCACCGGCGCTTCTGGACCCGGCAGCGGCGGCAGCGGGCCGACTCGCTCCGCCTCTCGCCCACCCAGGTGCACGTGCTGGCCAGCATTGTGCAGCGCGAAACGGCCATGAAAGAAGACAAGCCCCTGATTGCGGGCGTGTACCTGAACCGCCTGCGCCGGGGCATGCGCCTGCAAGCCGACCCCACCCTGCTGTGGGCCATCGGCAACTTTGGGGTGAAGCGCGTACTCAACCGCGACAAGCTGGTGGATTCACCCTACAACACCTACAAGCACAAGGGCCTGCCGCCCGGCCCCATCACCTCCGCCAACCGCCAGAGCCTGGATGCCGTGTTGCAGCCCGCCCGGCACGAGTACCTGTTTTTCTGCGCCCGCCCCGGCGGCAGCGGCTACTCCGACTTTGCCGAGACCTTCGCCGAGCACAAGCGCAATGCCCGCAAGTATCAACGGTGGCTGGATAGCCTAGGCGTGAAACGCTGA
- a CDS encoding SusC/RagA family TonB-linked outer membrane protein — protein MKQNFLIPLACGVAFASTAAAQTRTVSGRVADASGSGLPGVTVLERGTTNGTSTSADGSFTLSVQPGATLVISSIGFTTQNVAVGDRTSVNVTLVSSATELGEAVVVGYGTQSRTELTGAVTQVGSRDVENVPVVSFEQAIQGRTPGVQINQGSGKLGSGVQIRVRGASSISGSNQPLYVIDNIPVTSQDVGAANDETLNPLADLNPNDIESITILKDAAAAAIYGSRASNGVILVTTKRGRQGQTRVNVGFYAGQSEATRLRKFLNRDQYKEFFSEAIQNSLNNPNSFLVDVLGYDPSTPVEEVFLNEGGIDFNSTSDTPWSELAFRKGNVYQYDANVTGGDAKTRFFLSGTYNDQTGIIVGNRYRRGSLRANIDHSISEKLKVGLNLSISRSVNDRVPDDNAFSNPVQLNALPPLQPKDDPTDPTGLNRQTLYYNALVDVTNASNRAGTYRSFSNLSLQYQVLPGLIFRSEVGADYLNLNENIYRGRYTQDGAPTGYGFSNQVQSINYTTNQTLNWAKNIGEDHSLEALVGFSFQRFNQQNTSAEGRGFPNDQFRRIASAARIISGNSSQTDYSFLSYLSRVNYTFRGRYLASVSARVDASSRFAPDRKYGLFPAGSLGWVITEEDFLRDNSIVSLLKLRASYGITGNAEIGNFVFSRLFGAQPYADQAGIVPTTIGNQRLSWETTNQANIGFEFGFLNGRIGGEVDVYDKTTGVIKSGGALLALQLPYTGGYPTVIKNLGTIRNRGLEVSLNTRNIDQEFKWATNFNISFNRNKVIDLDGQEIIAGGRNVGRVREGQPIGVFWSKEFAGANPENGDAMYVLNTTNPDGTINRGLTSNYSEAQFVKIGDPNPKFQGGFTNTFSYKGLELSILNQFTYGNDLYNIAGVFQETSGDYFDNHTVRELQRWRQPGDQTRVPQARLYEGNGTQPSSRYMEDGSFLRFKNVTLGYTLPKAISDKAKVASARIYITGQNLITITNYTGYDPEVNTTTFGQANVLLGHDFYTPPLARTWLIGINLGL, from the coding sequence ATGAAACAAAATTTCCTCATTCCACTGGCGTGTGGAGTGGCGTTTGCCTCGACGGCAGCAGCCCAAACGCGCACAGTAAGCGGCCGGGTGGCAGATGCCAGCGGCTCCGGGCTGCCTGGGGTGACCGTGCTGGAGCGCGGCACCACCAATGGCACCAGCACCTCTGCCGATGGCAGCTTCACCTTGTCCGTGCAGCCCGGCGCCACGCTTGTCATTAGCTCCATTGGCTTTACCACGCAGAACGTTGCCGTCGGCGACCGTACCTCCGTAAATGTTACGCTGGTCAGCAGTGCCACCGAACTCGGCGAAGCCGTCGTAGTGGGTTACGGTACGCAAAGCAGGACCGAGCTAACAGGAGCTGTTACGCAAGTAGGCAGCCGTGACGTAGAAAATGTCCCTGTTGTAAGCTTCGAGCAAGCTATTCAGGGCCGCACACCGGGCGTTCAGATCAACCAAGGCTCGGGTAAGCTGGGCTCTGGGGTACAGATTCGGGTGCGCGGGGCTTCCTCGATATCGGGCTCCAATCAGCCCTTGTATGTAATCGACAACATTCCAGTGACGTCGCAGGACGTGGGGGCCGCCAATGATGAGACGCTCAACCCACTGGCCGACCTCAATCCAAATGATATTGAGTCGATTACTATCCTGAAAGATGCCGCCGCGGCTGCTATCTACGGTTCGCGCGCCTCCAACGGGGTTATCTTGGTAACAACCAAAAGAGGCCGTCAGGGTCAGACCCGCGTAAACGTGGGCTTTTACGCCGGCCAGAGCGAAGCCACGCGCCTGCGCAAGTTCCTGAACCGCGACCAGTATAAGGAGTTCTTCAGCGAAGCCATTCAAAACTCGCTCAATAATCCGAACAGCTTCCTAGTGGATGTACTGGGCTATGACCCTTCTACGCCGGTGGAAGAGGTATTTCTGAATGAAGGCGGCATCGATTTCAACTCCACTTCGGACACACCGTGGTCGGAGCTGGCCTTCCGCAAGGGCAACGTGTACCAGTACGACGCCAACGTGACCGGTGGTGATGCCAAGACCCGCTTTTTCCTGAGCGGTACCTACAACGACCAAACCGGTATCATCGTTGGCAACCGCTACCGCCGGGGTTCGTTGCGGGCCAACATCGACCACAGCATCAGCGAGAAGCTTAAGGTGGGCTTGAACCTGTCGATTTCGCGTTCTGTAAACGACCGGGTGCCTGACGACAACGCCTTTTCTAATCCGGTGCAGCTAAATGCTCTGCCCCCATTGCAGCCCAAGGATGACCCTACGGACCCTACTGGCCTGAACCGCCAGACGCTGTATTATAACGCCCTGGTTGATGTAACTAACGCCTCTAACCGGGCCGGCACCTACCGCTCGTTTAGCAACTTGTCGCTGCAATATCAAGTGTTGCCTGGCCTGATTTTCCGTTCGGAAGTGGGGGCCGACTACCTGAACCTGAACGAGAACATCTACCGGGGCCGCTACACCCAAGATGGGGCGCCCACGGGCTACGGTTTCTCCAACCAGGTGCAGTCTATCAACTACACCACCAACCAGACGCTGAACTGGGCCAAAAACATTGGCGAAGACCACTCACTGGAAGCATTAGTAGGTTTCTCGTTCCAGCGCTTCAACCAGCAGAACACTTCAGCGGAAGGCCGCGGCTTCCCCAACGACCAGTTCCGCCGCATAGCCTCGGCAGCCCGCATTATTTCCGGCAACTCCTCGCAGACCGACTACTCCTTCCTCTCGTACCTGTCGCGCGTGAACTACACCTTCCGAGGCCGTTACCTGGCGTCGGTGAGTGCCCGCGTCGACGCCTCGTCACGCTTCGCCCCCGACCGGAAATATGGCTTGTTCCCGGCTGGCTCACTGGGTTGGGTGATTACAGAAGAAGATTTCTTGCGTGACAACTCTATTGTAAGCCTACTAAAGCTGCGGGCCAGCTATGGCATCACGGGCAATGCTGAAATTGGCAACTTCGTGTTTTCGCGTTTGTTCGGCGCCCAGCCCTATGCTGATCAGGCCGGTATCGTGCCAACTACCATTGGTAACCAGCGGCTGTCGTGGGAAACTACCAATCAAGCCAACATCGGGTTTGAGTTTGGCTTCCTAAATGGCCGCATTGGGGGTGAGGTGGACGTATATGATAAGACCACTGGCGTTATAAAATCAGGAGGCGCGCTGCTGGCTCTGCAACTGCCGTATACCGGCGGTTACCCCACAGTAATCAAAAACCTTGGTACTATTCGCAACCGGGGCTTAGAGGTAAGCCTGAACACGCGCAATATCGACCAGGAGTTTAAGTGGGCTACCAACTTTAACATCTCCTTTAACCGCAATAAAGTAATTGACCTGGATGGCCAGGAAATTATTGCCGGTGGCCGCAACGTGGGGCGCGTGCGGGAAGGCCAACCCATTGGAGTGTTCTGGAGCAAGGAGTTTGCCGGCGCTAACCCCGAAAATGGTGATGCCATGTACGTGCTGAACACTACTAATCCGGATGGCACCATCAACCGGGGGCTAACGAGTAACTATAGCGAAGCGCAGTTTGTGAAAATTGGTGACCCTAACCCCAAGTTCCAGGGCGGCTTTACTAATACCTTCTCATACAAAGGCCTTGAGCTGAGCATCCTAAACCAGTTTACCTACGGCAACGACCTCTACAACATTGCCGGGGTATTCCAGGAAACCAGCGGCGACTACTTCGACAACCACACCGTGCGGGAGTTGCAGCGGTGGCGCCAGCCCGGCGACCAAACCCGAGTACCGCAGGCTCGCTTATACGAAGGGAACGGCACCCAGCCGTCGTCGCGTTACATGGAAGATGGTTCTTTCTTGCGCTTCAAGAACGTGACGTTGGGTTACACTCTGCCCAAAGCTATTTCGGACAAGGCCAAAGTGGCATCGGCGCGCATCTACATTACCGGTCAGAACCTGATTACCATTACCAATTACACGGGTTACGACCCCGAGGTAAACACTACCACGTTCGGGCAGGCCAACGTGCTGCTGGGCCACGACTTCTACACGCCGCCGTTGGCGCGTACGTGGCTGATAGGGATCAACCTGGGCCTTTAA
- a CDS encoding ribonuclease D: MSAIQYLTEPAAIAQAAASLHAQPRVAIDLEFDDMRHRYGRNLALIQLFDGNTVYLIDPLPLLNPAQELEPLWAVLRDPAVEKVFHSCKSDILLLDELYGVHVRRITDTSVQYTLLAEADNNISLGRLIQQELGLEVDKGEQKSNWLKRPLTEAQMHYAANDVLYLFELTDRLSAKLAALGRTAWADQENQALEDVRYSRDERPYLRLAGKYRIQPSELPLFRDLFLLRDEVARHIDRPTYMVASNDRLAELTRLPVTSAGHLRNAPGLHPEFKRSPFAERLVGLSQDEREPEPPLPQEQRRFPFRRRLTGAKAALADARETLLMTLKNHLAEDHSPIMANLVLSNRLMADIIEQGADQTLRPWQHTLLRETAERHGLDFQQIAAPFA; the protein is encoded by the coding sequence ATGTCTGCCATTCAGTACCTCACCGAGCCTGCTGCCATTGCGCAAGCAGCTGCCAGCCTGCACGCCCAGCCTCGGGTAGCCATCGACCTGGAGTTTGACGACATGCGCCACCGCTACGGGCGCAACCTGGCGCTTATTCAGCTGTTCGACGGCAACACCGTGTACCTGATTGACCCATTGCCGCTGCTCAACCCCGCGCAGGAGCTGGAGCCGCTGTGGGCCGTGCTGCGCGACCCGGCCGTGGAAAAGGTGTTTCACAGCTGCAAGTCCGACATTCTGCTGCTCGATGAGCTGTACGGCGTGCACGTGCGCCGCATCACCGATACCAGCGTGCAGTACACGCTGCTGGCCGAGGCGGACAATAATATCTCGCTGGGCCGGCTGATTCAGCAGGAACTGGGGCTGGAAGTAGATAAGGGTGAGCAGAAGTCGAACTGGCTGAAACGCCCGCTGACGGAGGCCCAGATGCACTACGCCGCCAACGACGTGCTCTACCTGTTTGAGCTAACCGACCGGCTCAGCGCCAAGCTGGCCGCGTTGGGCCGCACCGCCTGGGCCGACCAGGAAAACCAGGCCCTGGAAGATGTGCGCTACAGCCGCGACGAACGGCCCTACCTGCGCCTGGCCGGCAAATACCGCATCCAGCCCAGCGAGCTGCCCCTGTTCCGCGACCTGTTTCTGCTGCGCGACGAGGTGGCTCGCCACATCGACCGGCCTACGTATATGGTGGCCAGCAACGACCGGCTGGCCGAGCTGACCCGCCTGCCCGTGACCAGCGCGGGCCACCTGCGCAACGCCCCCGGCCTGCACCCGGAGTTTAAGCGCAGCCCCTTTGCCGAGCGGCTGGTGGGCTTGTCGCAGGACGAGCGGGAACCCGAGCCGCCCCTGCCGCAGGAGCAGCGGCGCTTTCCGTTCCGGCGACGCCTCACCGGCGCCAAAGCCGCCCTGGCCGACGCCCGCGAGACTCTGTTGATGACCCTGAAAAACCATCTGGCCGAAGACCACAGCCCCATCATGGCTAATCTGGTGCTCAGCAACCGCCTCATGGCCGACATCATTGAGCAAGGCGCCGACCAAACCTTGCGCCCCTGGCAACACACGCTGCTGCGCGAAACCGCCGAGCGGCACGGCCTGGACTTCCAGCAGATAGCCGCGCCGTTTGCGTAA